One Triplophysa dalaica isolate WHDGS20190420 chromosome 11, ASM1584641v1, whole genome shotgun sequence genomic window carries:
- the morn4 gene encoding MORN repeat-containing protein 4 has translation MTLTRGSFTYSSGEEYTGEWKEGRRHGKGELKFADGTCYKGHFENGLFHGSGMLVFPDGSRYEGEFAQGKFQGVGIFSRFDGMKFEGEFKSGRVEGYGLLTFPDGSHGVPRSEGIFENNKLLKREKCQAVVQRAKNSASTARGLAV, from the exons ATGACATTAACTAGGGGCTCCTTCACTTATTCCAGTGGAGAAGAATATACTGGAGAATGGAAGGAAG GTCGAAGGCATGGTAAAGGTGAGCTGAAGTTCGCTGATGGCACCTGTTATAAAGGTCACTTTGAGAATGGTCTCTTCCATGGATCAGGAATGTTAGTGTTTCCTGATGGATCCAG GTATGAGGGGGAATTCGCCCAAGGAAAATTCCAAGGAGTCGGAATCTTCAGCAGGTTTGATGGGATGAAGTTTGAAGGGGAATTCAAAAGTGGTCGTGTAGAAGGATATG GTCTTCTGACATTCCCAGATGGTTCCCATGGCGTTCCACGGAGCGAGGGAATCTTTGAAAACAACAAGCTTCTGAAACGTGAAAAGTGCCAGGCTGTGGTGCAGAGAGCAAAGAATTCAGCATCCACAGCCCGAGGCCTTGCTGTATGA
- the nkx1.2la gene encoding NK1 transcription factor related 2-like,a, with protein MIENQESERKTTAGHRISFSIIDILDPKKFTSRKTNEVLAKTRTLPLENTECGSLDTQRESKETPGPEESLSLYKCTGDHTAEKHQRCVRLHPPDPATESVTTLRSIKSGFSSGEEFGEAGEDKVNPASDDLARQRRRRSDHSCAKPRRARTAFTYEQLVALENKFRVTRYLSVCERLNLALSLSLTETQVKIWFQNRRTKWKKQNPGADGSLQPGTNSLHSISPTCGSTSALHPPYSTGNVFFHSAVPLTSSGALLHPFLPDSFLQPAFFPPHL; from the exons ATGATTGAAAATCAAGAGTCAGAAAGAAAGACGACGGCAGGTCATAGGATTTCCTTTTCGATCATTGACATACTGGATCCTAAAAAGTTTACAAGTAGAAAGACAAACGAAGTGCTGGCGAAAACAAGGACGTTACCGCTAGAAAACACAGAATGTGGAAGTTTGGATACGCAGCGCGAGAGCAAAGAAACTCCTGGACCCGAAGAATCTCTTTCCCTCTACAAATGCACAG GTGATCATACAGCTGAAAAGCATCAAAGATGTGTCAGACTACATCCTCCAGATCCAGCCACTGAATCCGTGACCACTCTCAGAAGTATAAAATCGGGATTTTCTTCTGGTGAAGAGTTTGGTGAGGCAGGCGAGGACAAAGTCAATCCAGCATCGGATGATCTGGCACGCCAGCGACGGCGTAGGTCCGATCACAGCTGCGCGAAGCCGCGGCGCGCCAGAACCGCGTTCACGTACGAACAGCTGGTGGCTCTTGAGAACAAGTTCCGCGTTACGCGTTATTTATCCGTGTGTGAAAGACTGAACCTCGCACTATCTTTGAGCCTAACCGAAACACAAGTCAAGATTTGGTTTCAGAACCGAAGAACCAAGTGGAAAAAGCAGAACCCGGGTGCTGATGGTTCACTGCAACCCGGGACAAACTCTCTGCATAGCATCAGCCCAACCTGTGGATCCACATCTGCTCTCCACCCTCCATACAGCACCGGGAACGTTTTCTTTCATTCAGCCGTGCCACTGACGTCCTCCGGTGCTCTCTTGCATCCGTTTTTGCCCGATAGCTTTTTGCAGCCAGCTTTTTTCCCTCCACATTTATGA